Proteins encoded within one genomic window of uncultured Sphingopyxis sp.:
- a CDS encoding DUF2585 domain-containing protein produces MLGISRRGWLVAAALLAAFAAILFAMGRPPICPCGTVSLWHGTVQSNQNSQQVSDWYSFSHVIHGFLFFGLSRWLIPRRPLWVALALAIGIEAAWEILENSPVIIDRYREVTMAYGYSGDSILNSVSDALFMILGFLAASRMRWWVTVAVAILFELFTLWTIRDNLTLNVLMLVAPVEAVKEWQAG; encoded by the coding sequence ATGCTGGGGATTTCAAGACGGGGCTGGCTGGTCGCCGCGGCGCTGCTCGCCGCCTTCGCCGCCATTCTCTTCGCGATGGGGCGCCCGCCGATCTGCCCGTGCGGGACGGTCAGCCTGTGGCACGGCACCGTGCAATCGAACCAGAACAGCCAGCAGGTTTCGGACTGGTACAGCTTCAGCCATGTCATCCACGGCTTCCTCTTCTTCGGCCTGTCGCGCTGGCTCATCCCGCGCCGGCCCTTGTGGGTCGCGCTCGCGCTCGCGATCGGGATCGAGGCGGCGTGGGAAATCCTCGAAAATTCGCCCGTCATCATCGACCGCTATCGCGAAGTCACCATGGCCTATGGCTATTCGGGCGATTCGATCCTCAATTCGGTGAGCGACGCGCTCTTCATGATCCTCGGCTTCCTCGCGGCGAGCCGGATGCGCTGGTGGGTCACCGTGGCGGTCGCGATTCTGTTCGAGCTGTTCACGCTATGGACGATCCGCGACAATCTGACGCTCAATGTGCTGATGCTTGTCGCGCCCGTCGAGGCGGTGAAGGAATGGCAGGCGGGGTGA
- the hisF gene encoding imidazole glycerol phosphate synthase subunit HisF, with protein sequence MTVRVRVIPCLDVADGRVVKGVNFVDLRDAGDPVEAARAYDAAGADELCFLDIGASHQGRGTLLDMVARTAEVCFMPLTVGGGVRSADDARALLLAGADKVAVNSAAVARPELVADIAGRFGSQCAVGSIDARRVADGRWEIFTHGGRKPTGIDALEHAVRLATLGAGELLVTSMDCDGTKDGYDLALTRAIADAVGVPVIASGGVGNLNHLAQGVIEGHASAVLAASIFHFGEATIAEAHARLAAAGLPVRAH encoded by the coding sequence GTGACCGTCCGCGTTCGCGTCATCCCCTGCCTCGATGTCGCCGACGGCCGCGTCGTCAAGGGCGTGAACTTCGTCGACCTGCGCGACGCGGGCGATCCGGTCGAGGCCGCACGCGCCTATGACGCCGCGGGCGCCGACGAGCTCTGCTTCCTCGACATCGGCGCGAGCCATCAGGGCCGCGGCACCCTGCTCGACATGGTCGCGCGCACCGCCGAGGTCTGCTTCATGCCGCTCACCGTCGGTGGCGGGGTGCGCAGCGCGGACGACGCGCGCGCGCTGCTGCTCGCGGGCGCCGACAAGGTCGCGGTGAACAGCGCCGCGGTCGCGCGCCCCGAACTCGTCGCCGACATCGCGGGCCGCTTCGGCAGCCAGTGCGCGGTCGGCAGCATCGACGCGCGGCGCGTTGCGGATGGTCGCTGGGAAATCTTCACCCACGGCGGCCGCAAACCGACCGGCATCGACGCGCTCGAACACGCCGTCCGGCTCGCCACCCTCGGCGCGGGCGAACTGCTCGTCACCTCGATGGACTGCGACGGCACCAAGGACGGCTACGACCTCGCGCTCACCCGCGCGATCGCTGATGCGGTCGGCGTCCCGGTGATCGCGTCGGGCGGGGTCGGCAACCTCAACCATCTCGCCCAGGGCGTGATCGAAGGCCATGCGAGCGCGGTGCTCGCCGCCAGCATCTTCCACTTCGGCGAAGCGACCATCGCCGAAGCGCACGCGCGGCTCGCCGCCGCCGGATTGCCCGTCCGCGCACATTAA
- the hisA gene encoding 1-(5-phosphoribosyl)-5-[(5-phosphoribosylamino)methylideneamino]imidazole-4-carboxamide isomerase gives MTLTIFPAIDLKRGQVVRLAEGDMARATVYGDDPAAQARLFADAGASHLHVVDLDGAFAGESVNGAAVESIVAAFPGKVQVGGGIRNREGVDRWLALGVSRVIIGTAALKDPEFVKSAARDLPGRIVVGVDARDGMVATEGWADVSDVRVEDLARRFEDAGVAALLFTDVGRDGLLKGCNVAATVALAKSVSIPVIASGGVADIGDIRALRPHVADGIEGVITGRALYDGRLDLAQAIAAGRG, from the coding sequence ATGACCCTGACCATCTTCCCCGCGATCGACCTCAAGCGCGGACAGGTGGTGCGGCTCGCCGAGGGGGATATGGCGCGCGCGACCGTCTATGGCGACGATCCGGCCGCGCAGGCGCGCCTCTTTGCCGATGCGGGCGCATCGCACCTCCATGTCGTCGATCTCGACGGCGCCTTTGCGGGCGAAAGCGTCAACGGCGCGGCGGTCGAGTCCATCGTCGCCGCCTTTCCGGGCAAGGTGCAGGTCGGCGGCGGCATCCGTAATCGGGAAGGCGTCGACCGCTGGCTCGCGCTCGGCGTCAGCCGCGTGATCATCGGCACTGCGGCGCTCAAGGACCCCGAATTCGTCAAATCCGCCGCGCGCGACCTTCCCGGCCGGATCGTCGTCGGCGTCGACGCGCGTGACGGCATGGTCGCGACCGAGGGCTGGGCCGACGTCTCCGACGTCCGCGTGGAAGACCTCGCGCGCCGCTTCGAGGATGCCGGCGTCGCCGCCTTGCTCTTCACCGACGTCGGCCGCGACGGGCTGCTCAAGGGCTGCAATGTCGCGGCGACCGTGGCGCTCGCCAAATCGGTGAGCATCCCGGTGATCGCATCGGGCGGCGTCGCCGACATCGGTGACATCCGCGCGCTCCGCCCGCATGTCGCCGACGGCATCGAAGGCGTCATCACCGGCCGCGCGCTCTACGACGGCCGCCTCGATCTGGCGCAGGCGATTGCGGCGGGGCGTGGGTGA
- a CDS encoding beta-ketoacyl-ACP synthase III produces the protein MPNAPQPVISATGLFTPAEAISNEELVASFNAYVALHNRENAAAIAAGDAPELTESNVEFIEKASGIGSRFVVDKAGILDPKHMAPRIAERGNDELSILAEIGVAAAKDALARAGRDATNVDAVLCAASNMQRPYPAMAVEIQDALGIDGFAFDMNVACSSATFGIQTAADYIRAGHAKSVLVVNPEICSGHLNWRDRDSHFIFGDVATAILVEDKDIAPEGHWDILGTKLKTVFSNNIRNNFGFLNRAHGGIDQSGPKTDKLFVQEGRKVFKEVVPMVANMIVEQMELLGLEGGDMRRLWLHQANANMNRLIAQRVLGHEASADESPTVLDTYGNTSSAGSIIAFHLHHEDLAAGDTGLICSFGAGYSAGTVFVRKT, from the coding sequence ATGCCCAACGCACCGCAGCCGGTCATTTCCGCAACCGGCCTTTTCACCCCCGCCGAAGCGATCTCCAACGAAGAACTTGTCGCCAGTTTTAACGCGTATGTTGCGCTGCACAATAGAGAAAATGCGGCGGCCATCGCAGCGGGTGATGCACCCGAACTGACTGAATCGAATGTCGAATTCATCGAGAAGGCCAGCGGGATCGGATCGCGTTTCGTCGTCGACAAGGCAGGCATTCTCGATCCGAAACACATGGCCCCGCGTATCGCCGAACGCGGCAACGACGAGCTGTCGATCCTTGCCGAAATCGGCGTCGCGGCGGCGAAAGACGCGCTGGCGCGCGCGGGGCGCGACGCGACCAACGTCGATGCGGTGCTGTGCGCCGCGTCGAACATGCAGCGCCCCTATCCGGCGATGGCGGTCGAGATCCAGGACGCGCTGGGCATCGACGGCTTCGCCTTCGACATGAACGTCGCCTGCTCATCGGCGACCTTCGGCATCCAGACCGCCGCCGACTATATCCGCGCGGGCCATGCTAAGAGCGTGCTCGTCGTGAACCCCGAAATCTGTTCGGGGCATTTGAACTGGCGCGACCGCGACAGCCATTTCATCTTCGGCGACGTCGCGACCGCGATTCTGGTCGAGGACAAGGATATTGCTCCCGAGGGACATTGGGACATTCTCGGCACCAAGCTCAAGACCGTCTTTTCGAACAACATCCGCAACAATTTCGGCTTCCTGAACCGCGCGCACGGCGGCATCGACCAGTCGGGGCCGAAGACCGACAAGCTTTTCGTCCAGGAAGGCCGCAAGGTGTTCAAGGAAGTCGTGCCGATGGTCGCGAACATGATCGTCGAGCAGATGGAGCTGCTCGGCCTCGAAGGCGGCGACATGCGGCGGCTGTGGCTGCACCAGGCGAACGCCAATATGAACCGGCTGATCGCCCAAAGGGTTCTGGGACACGAGGCGAGCGCGGACGAGAGCCCGACGGTGCTCGATACCTATGGCAACACGTCGAGCGCGGGGTCGATCATCGCCTTTCACCTGCACCATGAGGATTTGGCGGCGGGGGATACCGGGCTGATCTGCTCGTTCGGCGCGGGCTATTCGGCGGGGACGGTGTTCGTCCGGAAGACCTGA
- the gmk gene encoding guanylate kinase yields MTESVHLNRRGVLFVLSSPSGAGKTTISRMMLEADKDIALSISATTRPPRPGEIDGVHYHFVDVETFKKMAADGEFLEWAHVFGHRYGTPRAPVEELLAAGKDVLFDIDWQGAQQLYQEAGPDVVRVFVLPPTMEELERRLRSRNTDSDEVIAARMERAANEISHWDGYDYVLINDDVEGCFDEVRAILRAERLKRRRQIGLIGFARDLIRSVPDADKKL; encoded by the coding sequence ATGACCGAAAGCGTCCACCTGAACCGCCGCGGCGTGTTGTTCGTCCTCTCCTCGCCCTCGGGCGCGGGCAAGACCACGATCTCGAGGATGATGCTCGAGGCCGACAAGGATATCGCCCTATCGATCTCCGCGACGACGCGCCCGCCGCGGCCCGGCGAGATCGACGGGGTCCATTATCATTTCGTCGATGTCGAAACCTTCAAGAAGATGGCCGCCGACGGCGAGTTTCTCGAATGGGCGCATGTCTTCGGGCACCGTTACGGCACGCCGCGCGCGCCCGTCGAGGAGTTGCTCGCCGCGGGCAAGGATGTGCTGTTCGACATCGACTGGCAGGGCGCGCAGCAGCTTTATCAGGAAGCCGGGCCCGACGTCGTGCGCGTCTTCGTGCTGCCGCCGACGATGGAGGAACTGGAGCGGCGGCTGCGCAGCCGCAATACCGACAGCGACGAGGTGATCGCCGCGCGGATGGAGCGCGCCGCGAACGAGATCAGCCACTGGGACGGTTACGACTATGTGCTGATCAACGATGATGTCGAAGGCTGCTTCGACGAGGTGCGCGCGATCCTGCGCGCAGAGCGGCTGAAGCGGCGGCGGCAGATCGGGCTGATCGGCTTTGCGCGCGATTTGATCCGGTCGGTGCCCGATGCGGACAAGAAGCTCTGA
- the hisH gene encoding imidazole glycerol phosphate synthase subunit HisH, whose protein sequence is MSAIALIDYGAGNLRSVHNALVAAGADDVAVTADPDVVARADRIVLPGVGAFAACMNGLSAIDGLIAAMEHRVRGEGAPFLGICVGMQLLADAGEEHGRHEGLGWIGGTVRAFDPVPGLRIPHMGWNDVAPTVAHPVIAAGEAYYLHSYHFADAAHVAATSSHGATFTAAVAKDNIVGVQFHPEKSQAYGLATLERFLTWRP, encoded by the coding sequence TTGAGCGCCATCGCCCTGATCGACTATGGCGCGGGCAATCTTCGCTCGGTGCATAACGCGCTCGTCGCGGCGGGCGCGGATGATGTTGCCGTCACCGCCGATCCCGATGTCGTCGCCCGCGCCGACCGCATCGTGCTTCCCGGCGTCGGCGCCTTCGCGGCGTGCATGAATGGCCTTTCGGCGATCGACGGGTTGATCGCGGCCATGGAGCATCGCGTGCGCGGCGAGGGGGCGCCCTTCCTCGGCATCTGCGTCGGCATGCAATTGCTCGCCGACGCGGGCGAGGAGCATGGACGGCATGAAGGGCTCGGCTGGATCGGCGGCACCGTCCGCGCCTTCGATCCCGTACCGGGCCTCCGCATCCCGCACATGGGCTGGAACGACGTCGCGCCGACCGTGGCGCATCCGGTGATCGCGGCGGGCGAGGCCTATTATCTCCACTCCTATCATTTCGCCGATGCCGCCCACGTCGCCGCGACGAGCAGCCACGGCGCGACCTTCACCGCCGCGGTGGCGAAGGACAATATCGTCGGCGTCCAGTTCCACCCCGAAAAAAGCCAGGCCTACGGCCTCGCAACGCTCGAAAGGTTCCTGACGTGGCGGCCCTAG
- a CDS encoding SDR family NAD(P)-dependent oxidoreductase, which produces MKLDSTISAVVTGGASGLGAATARLLASKGVKVAIFDLQEEKGKAIAEELGGVFCECNVTDDASVDAAFAKARAAIGQERILVNCAGTGNAIKTASRSKEDGSIKHFPLDAFNWIIQINLVGTFRCIAKSAAGMLTLDPMEDGERGAIVNTASVAAEDGQIGQAAYSASKGGVVGMTLPIARDLGNENIRVNTILPGIFDTPLLAGAPQNVRDALGASVLNPKRLGNPDEYANLALCMIENGYFNGEDVRLDGGIRMAPR; this is translated from the coding sequence ATGAAACTCGATTCCACTATATCCGCCGTCGTCACCGGCGGCGCCTCGGGCCTCGGCGCCGCCACCGCGCGCCTGCTCGCTTCGAAGGGCGTCAAGGTCGCGATCTTCGACCTGCAGGAAGAAAAGGGCAAGGCGATCGCCGAGGAACTCGGCGGCGTCTTCTGCGAATGCAACGTCACCGACGACGCCTCGGTCGACGCGGCGTTCGCCAAGGCGCGCGCGGCGATCGGGCAGGAACGCATCCTCGTCAACTGCGCGGGCACCGGCAACGCGATCAAGACCGCGAGCCGCTCGAAGGAAGACGGCAGCATCAAGCATTTCCCGCTCGACGCCTTCAACTGGATCATCCAGATCAACCTCGTCGGCACCTTCCGCTGCATCGCCAAGTCGGCGGCGGGCATGCTGACGCTCGACCCGATGGAAGACGGCGAACGCGGCGCGATCGTCAACACCGCGAGCGTCGCGGCCGAGGACGGCCAGATCGGCCAGGCGGCCTATTCGGCGTCGAAGGGCGGCGTCGTCGGCATGACGCTCCCCATCGCGCGCGACCTCGGCAACGAGAATATCCGCGTCAACACCATCCTGCCCGGCATCTTCGACACTCCGCTGCTCGCCGGCGCGCCGCAGAATGTCCGCGATGCGCTCGGCGCCTCGGTGCTCAACCCGAAGCGGCTCGGCAACCCCGACGAATATGCCAATCTCGCGCTCTGCATGATCGAGAACGGCTATTTCAACGGCGAGGACGTCCGCCTCGACGGCGGCATCCGCATGGCGCCGCGCTGA
- a CDS encoding ClpXP protease specificity-enhancing factor SspB has product MSDDVRDSLIPYDEIVQDALRAVVGRVLSQIEGYDSLPGEHHFYITFKTQAPGVDIPAHLIAKFPDEMTIVLQNRFWDLSVAEDHFRVGLSFNQTPSMLTIPYASITAFVDPSVDFGLQFQVSDDEAAQPEPHDEADNDRPDVTSEDGSNVVTVDFGKRK; this is encoded by the coding sequence ATGAGTGATGACGTTCGCGACAGCCTGATTCCCTATGACGAAATCGTGCAGGATGCGCTGCGCGCCGTGGTCGGCCGCGTGCTGAGCCAGATCGAAGGCTATGACAGCCTGCCCGGCGAACATCATTTCTATATCACCTTCAAGACGCAGGCCCCCGGGGTCGACATCCCCGCGCATCTGATCGCCAAATTTCCCGACGAAATGACGATCGTGCTGCAAAACCGCTTCTGGGACCTCAGCGTCGCGGAGGATCATTTCCGCGTCGGCCTGTCGTTCAACCAGACGCCGTCGATGCTGACGATCCCCTATGCGTCGATCACCGCCTTCGTCGATCCGTCGGTCGATTTCGGGCTGCAATTCCAGGTCAGCGACGACGAGGCCGCGCAGCCCGAGCCGCATGACGAGGCCGACAATGATCGCCCCGACGTGACGAGCGAGGACGGATCGAACGTCGTGACGGTGGATTTCGGCAAGCGGAAATAG
- the hisB gene encoding imidazoleglycerol-phosphate dehydratase HisB, translating to MRTATVQRTTKETDIAITVNLDGTGEYSVSTGIGFLDHMVEQLSRHSLIDISMQVKGDLHIDQHHTVEDSALALGEAVAKALGDKRGIARYGEAHAPMDETLTRCVLDISGRPHCVYKSSFSQPRLGEMDTEMFPHWFASFAQTAGITLHIEMLYGENNHHIAESMYKALARALRQAVEIDPRKGDAIPSTKGVL from the coding sequence ATGCGAACCGCCACCGTCCAGCGCACGACCAAGGAAACGGATATCGCGATCACCGTCAATCTCGACGGCACGGGCGAATATTCGGTGTCCACCGGCATCGGTTTCCTCGACCATATGGTCGAGCAACTGTCGCGCCACTCGCTGATCGACATATCGATGCAGGTGAAGGGCGACCTCCACATCGACCAGCATCACACGGTCGAGGATTCAGCGCTCGCGCTCGGCGAAGCGGTCGCGAAGGCGCTCGGCGACAAGCGCGGCATCGCCCGCTATGGCGAGGCGCACGCGCCGATGGACGAGACGCTGACGCGCTGCGTGCTCGACATTTCGGGACGCCCGCACTGCGTCTATAAATCCAGCTTCTCGCAGCCGCGGCTCGGCGAAATGGACACCGAGATGTTCCCGCACTGGTTCGCGAGTTTCGCGCAGACCGCGGGGATCACGCTGCACATCGAGATGCTCTACGGCGAGAATAACCACCACATCGCCGAAAGCATGTACAAGGCGCTCGCGCGCGCGCTGCGCCAGGCGGTCGAAATCGACCCGCGCAAGGGCGATGCGATCCCCTCGACCAAGGGGGTCTTGTGA
- a CDS encoding acyl-CoA thioesterase, with amino-acid sequence MPKPESWRLDAASYPVCIELQTRFQDMDINGHLNNVAFAALFESGRVLLNRDVRPLGERPSNERTMVAAVEINYLAEGHFPDPVQIATGIGRLGASSWTIVQAMFQNGRCIATCDTVVVCRTDGQAKPLRAEMVAELEAKLARAA; translated from the coding sequence ATGCCCAAACCGGAAAGCTGGCGGCTCGACGCCGCCAGCTACCCCGTCTGCATCGAACTGCAGACGCGCTTTCAGGACATGGACATCAACGGCCACCTCAACAATGTGGCCTTCGCCGCCTTGTTCGAAAGCGGCCGCGTCCTCCTCAACCGCGACGTGCGTCCGCTCGGCGAGCGCCCCTCGAACGAGCGCACGATGGTCGCCGCAGTCGAGATCAACTATCTCGCCGAGGGTCATTTCCCAGACCCGGTCCAGATCGCAACCGGCATCGGGCGCCTCGGCGCCTCGAGCTGGACGATCGTGCAGGCGATGTTCCAGAACGGCCGCTGCATCGCGACCTGCGACACGGTGGTGGTGTGCCGCACCGACGGCCAGGCGAAACCGCTGCGCGCGGAGATGGTGGCGGAACTCGAAGCGAAGCTGGCGCGGGCGGCGTAA
- a CDS encoding ionic transporter y4hA, whose product MTSKLRVADRTNDLFPILGFLTAIASFAMPLNPWLVAIILAGAVVAAVHHAEVIAHRVGEPFGTLILALAVTVIEVGLILTLMQAEPEKALTLARDTVFAAVMVILNLLMGLCLLAGSIRHHEQRFQRTGIGAALATLTVLTIVTLVLPNFTSSVPGPFYSATQLGFVATVSLILYATFALVQTVRHRDYFLPEGEAYDEPDAHAAPPSGQRTAISGALLLASLFAVVLLAKNLSPVMGALLADWGAPPAVLGVLIAALILAPEGLAAVRAAKADRLQTSLNLALGSALATIGLTIPAVAILSIVADMPISLGLDAKSTVLLFLSLIVSVQTLANGRTTVLQGVIHLMLFAIYLFTTFVP is encoded by the coding sequence ATGACCTCCAAACTCCGTGTCGCCGACCGCACCAACGACCTCTTCCCGATCCTCGGCTTCCTCACCGCGATCGCGAGCTTCGCGATGCCGCTCAATCCCTGGCTGGTCGCGATCATTCTCGCGGGCGCCGTCGTCGCGGCGGTCCATCATGCCGAGGTGATCGCGCACCGCGTCGGCGAGCCCTTCGGCACGCTGATCCTCGCGCTGGCGGTGACGGTGATCGAGGTCGGGCTGATCCTCACGCTGATGCAGGCCGAACCCGAAAAGGCGCTGACGCTCGCGCGCGACACGGTGTTCGCCGCGGTGATGGTGATCCTCAACCTGTTGATGGGCCTCTGCCTGCTCGCGGGCAGCATCCGCCACCACGAACAGAGATTCCAGCGCACCGGCATCGGCGCCGCGCTCGCGACCCTGACCGTGCTCACCATCGTGACGCTGGTGCTCCCCAATTTCACGTCGAGCGTGCCGGGCCCTTTCTATTCGGCGACCCAGCTTGGCTTCGTCGCGACGGTGTCGCTGATCCTCTACGCGACCTTCGCGCTCGTCCAGACGGTGCGCCACCGCGACTATTTCCTGCCCGAGGGCGAGGCCTATGACGAACCCGACGCGCACGCCGCGCCGCCGAGCGGCCAGCGCACCGCCATCTCGGGCGCGCTGCTGCTCGCCAGCCTGTTCGCGGTCGTGCTGCTCGCGAAGAATCTCTCGCCGGTGATGGGCGCGCTGCTAGCCGACTGGGGCGCGCCGCCCGCGGTGCTCGGCGTGCTGATCGCCGCGCTCATCCTCGCGCCCGAAGGGCTCGCGGCGGTGCGCGCGGCCAAGGCCGACCGCCTCCAGACCAGCCTCAACCTCGCATTGGGATCGGCGCTGGCTACCATCGGCCTCACCATCCCGGCGGTCGCGATCCTGTCGATCGTCGCCGATATGCCGATCAGCCTCGGGCTCGACGCCAAGTCGACCGTGCTCCTGTTCCTGTCGCTGATCGTATCGGTGCAGACGCTCGCGAACGGCCGGACGACCGTGCTGCAGGGCGTGATCCACCTGATGCTGTTCGCGATCTATCTGTTCACGACCTTCGTGCCGTAA
- the fumC gene encoding class II fumarate hydratase, translating to MSMRTESDSIGNIEVPAEAYWGAQTERSRHNFAFPAHERMPLPIVHALARIKGAAARVNRDHGLDAGLADAIAEAAEAVVAGRYDDQFPLAIWQTGSGTQSNMNANEVIAGIANEKLAGTRGGKAPVHPNDHVNMGQSSNDSFPTALHVAVAVETTARLLPALAELTDALAAKAEAWGEIVKIGRTHLQDATPLTLGQEFSGYVAQLIACRARIEGALAHNICKLAQGGTAVGTGLNAPAGFDVAMAEELSKSTGIAFEPARNKFEALASNDGLVFFSGALNTLAVALTKIANDIRLLGSGPRAGLGELDLPANEPGSSIMPGKVNPTQCEMLTMVAAQVIGNHQAVTVGGLQGHLELNVFKPLIGSNVLRSIELLSIGMTGFTEHCVVGIEPNRARIDELMNRSLMLVTALAPEIGYDKAAKIAKHAHETGSTLKEAALDLGYVDAATFDRVVDPRIMLGSEPRHVPGH from the coding sequence ATGAGCATGCGAACGGAAAGCGACTCCATCGGAAATATCGAGGTTCCGGCCGAAGCCTATTGGGGCGCGCAGACCGAACGCAGCCGCCATAATTTCGCCTTTCCCGCGCACGAGCGGATGCCCCTGCCGATCGTCCATGCCCTCGCGCGGATCAAGGGCGCGGCGGCGCGGGTCAACCGCGACCATGGGCTCGATGCGGGACTGGCCGATGCGATCGCCGAGGCGGCCGAGGCCGTCGTCGCGGGCCGGTACGACGACCAGTTCCCGCTCGCGATCTGGCAGACGGGCAGCGGCACCCAGTCGAACATGAACGCGAACGAGGTGATCGCGGGAATCGCGAACGAAAAGCTCGCGGGCACGCGCGGCGGCAAGGCTCCGGTCCATCCCAACGACCATGTCAACATGGGCCAGTCGTCGAACGACAGTTTCCCGACCGCGCTGCACGTCGCGGTCGCGGTCGAGACGACGGCGCGGCTGCTGCCCGCACTGGCCGAATTGACCGATGCGCTCGCCGCCAAGGCCGAAGCCTGGGGCGAGATCGTCAAGATCGGGCGCACCCATTTGCAGGACGCGACGCCGCTGACGCTCGGCCAGGAATTTTCGGGCTATGTGGCGCAACTGATCGCCTGTCGCGCGCGGATCGAGGGCGCGCTCGCGCACAATATCTGCAAGCTGGCGCAGGGCGGCACCGCGGTCGGCACCGGGCTCAACGCGCCCGCGGGCTTCGACGTCGCGATGGCCGAAGAGCTGTCGAAAAGCACGGGCATCGCGTTCGAGCCCGCGCGAAACAAGTTCGAGGCGCTCGCATCGAACGACGGGCTCGTCTTCTTCTCGGGCGCGCTGAACACGCTGGCCGTCGCGCTGACCAAGATCGCGAACGACATCCGCCTGCTCGGATCGGGCCCGCGCGCGGGGCTCGGCGAGCTCGACCTGCCCGCGAACGAGCCGGGCAGCTCGATCATGCCCGGCAAGGTCAACCCGACCCAGTGCGAGATGCTGACGATGGTCGCCGCGCAGGTGATCGGCAACCATCAGGCGGTGACCGTCGGCGGCTTGCAGGGTCATCTCGAACTCAATGTCTTCAAGCCGCTGATCGGGTCGAACGTGCTGCGCTCGATCGAGCTGCTGAGCATCGGCATGACGGGCTTCACCGAACATTGCGTCGTCGGGATCGAGCCCAATCGCGCGCGCATCGACGAGCTGATGAACCGTTCGCTGATGCTGGTGACGGCACTCGCGCCCGAAATCGGTTACGACAAGGCCGCGAAGATCGCGAAGCACGCGCACGAGACGGGGAGCACGCTCAAGGAAGCGGCGCTCGACCTTGGTTATGTCGATGCCGCGACCTTCGATCGCGTCGTCGATCCGCGCATCATGCTGGGTTCGGAACCCCGGCACGTGCCGGGGCATTAA